The genomic segment AGCGACAAAGACTGGATCAAACTCGATAGTACGGTGTATCCCAAGGGGAAAAATAAGATTCGGTTTTCTGTTGATAAAAATTCGGAAGACGAACGTTCGGCGACTTTGCTGCTCAGGCTGAACGATAATCTATCGCAGGAGATCTTGATCTTGCAGGAATCCGGAAAAGTGCCCGTTTTTTATGTGACTCCTGCAGGCAGAGGGGATGGCAGTTCGTGGAGTAGTGCTACTGACCTCGATCAGGCACTCGAAAAAGCAACGACAGGCAGTACGTTATTCCTGGCCGAGGGAACCTATGTTCCAACGCGGACCATTCGCAATGGTGATGTGAATGAGGAATCGGACAAAACCATAGAGATCGCAAAAAATATCAGCCTGATCGGCGGATATGCGGCCAATGCCAAACCTGGAGATCAGCCCAATCCGGCCTTGTATAAAACCATCTTTCAGGGAAAGCTTTCCAGCGGAAAATCGGTGTTCCACACCGTCACTGTGACGGCGACCGCGGATCCTGAAAATCAGGTGACGCTTGAAAACATCAGCATCAGAGGGGGAAATGCCACCGATCGTAGTGCGAGTACAACCATCAATAACGTCAAATTCAGCCGTGGCCAAGGGGGCGGTATGTTGATTGGCATGGCCAGGGTCTTGCTCAAAAATGTGGATGTGGTCGACAATAAAGCGACCGCAGATAAGGGGACCGCAGGTTTTGCTGCCGGCATCTACGCATTTGCAGGTGCCCAGCTCAGGTTGGAAAACTGTCGCATCAACAATAATAGCAACAGCGGAAATAACGGTGGCGGACTATGGATCGCCGATGGTTCACTGATTGCCTACGATAGCCAGTTTAATCACAATAGTGCCAAAGGCACCGCAGGGGGCTTGCACGCCTATCCAAATGCAGCTATTACACTCTATAATTGTGAGGTGATCGGCAATTCAAATACATCCTATGGAGCAGGCGTTTATCTGCGTGAAAAGTCAAAAGGGATATTTGTTAATTGCCTGCTGGCTGAAAATTCGAGCACATCAGCCAATGGCGGCGGCGGACTGATGCTGTATGATAATAGTCAGGCAGACGTGATCAGTACAACCATTACCAAGAATACCGTTGTTGGTCCCGGCGGTGGGGTCTATCGTCGCAGCAATGTCAACAACCTGACTTTGATCAATTCGATTGTATCAGGCAATACCCAGGCGGGCAGTTCTACCGATGTTGATGCCTATTCAGATAACATTGCTGTCGTGCCAAGGATACAGCACACGGTTGCTGCGCAAGCGGTGTATGGCGCTGATGGAAGCATTGTTCCAAAAGTAAGTTTTGAACCTGCGACCATGCTGAATCCAGATTATCTACCTATCGGTGCCGAAAATCCGTCCATGAGCTATGGTCTAAATTCGGCAGGACTGCTGGAGCTTGCCAAGAAATACACGCCGGCATTGGACGATAGTCGCATGCAACAAGATATCAATAATAACCCGCGTTCTTCCAGCTGGATGGGCGCAAAAGTGAAATAAGATGAAACAATTAAGCTGCTTATTTATCCTTATCCTTCTTGTATTAGGCAACAGCCGGGCTGCTGAGCACAAAAATATCCTGCTATTATTGGGTTCAGCCGATCCTGAGGTACTGGCCCAGCGGGTAGATGTTGCTGCTCAGCTCTACCGTATCCGGCCGATGGATGCTATTGTGGTGTCTGGAGGTTGTGGTGCCCACGGTTCCAAGATTTGCGAAGCGTCGTCCATGGCGCTGCAATTGGTCAGCAAGGGCGTGCCTGCAGCATTGATCTTCAAGGAGGAAAACTCCAAGACGACGGTGCAGAATTATATTTTTAGCAGGCGCCTAAAAAATAACGCTGGCGAGCGGATCATGCAGCCAGGAGATACAGTGTATGTTGTTTCCGACCATTGGCATGCGATTGCTGTTGCTGCCCGCCTGCAAAAATACGATGGGGTGACAGCGAAGTTTTTTATTGAAGGCGCTATACAGCCCAAAAAGGAAGACCGTCTTGATTATGCCGGAATATTTAACGCTTACGATGACAACCACCTTTTTACATTAAAAGGCACCTGGCTGACGCCGGAAGCGGTATGGACAAAAAAAGACAGTACCTGTTACCTGACGCAGGATATCATCTATACAACGGATGCTGCTAACACCAGCTATAGCGTCAGTCCGGTGGAGAAGCTGTTCCCTTTTCTGAAAGGGAGTTCAGAGTTTAATCCGCCGATATATATCGATGAGCCGGCTGCATGGTACATCCTCTTTGACGGCTATTGCCGTAAAGTTTCAAAAAAAGACTATAAGGTACTGGACGAACAGCCTATTCAGGAATGGCTGAGGCTGCCAGACACATTGAACTGGAACCAAATCAATGCAGGGTATATCCAGGGAAAATCATTGGTATTGATCGGAAAGGACAAAGTGCTATTGGCGGAGCGAAAAGGAAAGGCCTTTCAGTATGTCCGGGAAACCGTGCCGCAACACTATTTTGCCAACTGGCCCTATAGTTGGGGTGCGGGCAATGTCAGTGCGGCAAGATTGCTGCCGGGAGAAAATAAGGTCATCTTTTACCGAAATATGGAGTCTGCCGTATGCACTATTGACCAAAAAACAATTGAAAAAGCGGTTCCATTAAAGTTAAAGTGGATCGGTGAAATAAAGTAAAAACAGATGAAAAGAAATTTTATATACAGCTTATTGCTGCTTTTTCTTGTTATTTCATGCAAGAAA from the Sphingobacterium thalpophilum genome contains:
- a CDS encoding right-handed parallel beta-helix repeat-containing protein, with protein sequence MKKSLYIFMVLLYALGIQSCKKDKVESEQRLLIDRDYMEVGSRADTYQLDILANATVTVSSDKDWIKLDSTVYPKGKNKIRFSVDKNSEDERSATLLLRLNDNLSQEILILQESGKVPVFYVTPAGRGDGSSWSSATDLDQALEKATTGSTLFLAEGTYVPTRTIRNGDVNEESDKTIEIAKNISLIGGYAANAKPGDQPNPALYKTIFQGKLSSGKSVFHTVTVTATADPENQVTLENISIRGGNATDRSASTTINNVKFSRGQGGGMLIGMARVLLKNVDVVDNKATADKGTAGFAAGIYAFAGAQLRLENCRINNNSNSGNNGGGLWIADGSLIAYDSQFNHNSAKGTAGGLHAYPNAAITLYNCEVIGNSNTSYGAGVYLREKSKGIFVNCLLAENSSTSANGGGGLMLYDNSQADVISTTITKNTVVGPGGGVYRRSNVNNLTLINSIVSGNTQAGSSTDVDAYSDNIAVVPRIQHTVAAQAVYGADGSIVPKVSFEPATMLNPDYLPIGAENPSMSYGLNSAGLLELAKKYTPALDDSRMQQDINNNPRSSSWMGAKVK
- a CDS encoding YdcF family protein, whose protein sequence is MKQLSCLFILILLVLGNSRAAEHKNILLLLGSADPEVLAQRVDVAAQLYRIRPMDAIVVSGGCGAHGSKICEASSMALQLVSKGVPAALIFKEENSKTTVQNYIFSRRLKNNAGERIMQPGDTVYVVSDHWHAIAVAARLQKYDGVTAKFFIEGAIQPKKEDRLDYAGIFNAYDDNHLFTLKGTWLTPEAVWTKKDSTCYLTQDIIYTTDAANTSYSVSPVEKLFPFLKGSSEFNPPIYIDEPAAWYILFDGYCRKVSKKDYKVLDEQPIQEWLRLPDTLNWNQINAGYIQGKSLVLIGKDKVLLAERKGKAFQYVRETVPQHYFANWPYSWGAGNVSAARLLPGENKVIFYRNMESAVCTIDQKTIEKAVPLKLKWIGEIK